A stretch of DNA from Gemmatimonas sp. UBA7669:
ATCTCCATGTTGACGACCGTGGAGCGATGAATCTGCTGAAAGGGCGGCGACGGCAGTCGCGCCATCCATTCGGCCAGCGTCTTGCGCACGACCACCCGGCGTCCGTCGGTCAGTGATACGATCGTGCAGTCACCATCGGCCTCCACACAGCGCATCTGTGCCACGGGCAGAAATCCCATGCTGCCATCGAGTCGCAGAAACAGTCGATCGTGAATGCCAAGGGGTCGGCCGGGGCCCGTGGCTTCGCCCGACTCATCGTGTGTCTGCCCTTCTGCTGCGCCGGCAACCGGCGCCGGCCCCAGTCGCGCGATCGTGTCCGCCAGGCGCGCAGCCGACACCGGCTTGAGCAGATAGTCGAGCGCGCGTACCCCAAACGCATCCACCGCATAGCGGTCATGCGCCGTGACACACACCACACGCACCTGCGGCGGCAAGAGCGGCGCGAGCGTCAGCCCCTGCTCCTGGTGCAGCTGCAAGTCGAGGAACACCACATCGATTGTCTCGCGCTGCACCAGCTCAGCCGCTTCAGCGAGCGTGCTGGCTTCGCCCACCACCTGCACCTCGGGATGCGCCTGCAGCATGCGCCGCAACTCCACGCGCGCGAGCCGCTCGTCGTCTACCAGCAGGGCCTTCCAGTGTGCCGCGCTCATGTGCCCAGCCGGGCGTAGGGCAGCGTGAGACGCACACGCACGGCCGCGTGGTCTGATTCAGTTTGCAGTGAAGCCGCCGTGCCGTAGGCCAGCGCGAGACGTTCGGTGACGTTGCGCAGTCCCATGCCGCTGGTGGCCGCGTCTGGAGCCCAGGTTCCGCTGTTCTCCACCGTGAGCACGAGCTGTTCGTTGTCCACCGCGGCGCGCAAGGTGACCACCAGCGGCGTGCCGCGCCCATGCGTGACCGCGTTCTCCACCAGCGGGGCCAGCAGCAGCGGCGGCACGGCAGCCTCACGCGCCTGTGGCGAGGCGTCTACAGAAACGTGCAGTCGTTCCTCGAAACGCAGCTTCTCCACCGCGAAGTAGGCTTCGTGCAGCGCCAGCTCGTCACCCAGTCGCACCCGGTGCACCGGTTCGAGCGACAGCGATCCACGCAGATACTCGGCGAGCTGCGTGATCATGTCACGAGCGCGTTCGGGGTCTTCGCTTACCAGCGCACGCACCGAGTTGAGTGCGTTGAAGAGGAAGTGCGGATTGACCTGCGCCACGAGCAGGCGGTGCTGCGACGCCGCCTGCAGTGCGCGGGCCTGCTCCACGTCACGCGCCGCAAGCACCAGCGTAACGCCCGCGGCCCAGAGCAGCATGATGAACACATGCACCACAAACATGCGTCCCACCATGGACACCGACTCAGCGGCCAGCGCAGCGAGGGAGCCGTTGGTCCACCACAGATAGCCGAACATCCACGGCAGCGTGGCTGCCAGCGCCACGGCGACAACCTGAATGGGCAGCGTGAGCGGCAACCAGCCGGCGCGCAACGCACTGGGTGCGCGCCAGGGCGCCACACGGCGCAATGCCCAGACCATGGGCGCGGAACAGAGCATGCCCACCAGCACCCAGCGCACGGCATTGAGCACGCGCTCGGACGATTGCGGTTCCTGCGCCGACCCCTGGCCCCAGACCGCCACCCCGATGAGCAACCACAACCCCCCGTGCACCACCGCAGCGCGCCAGGGGGACGGCGCTCCGGTCGTACGCGGGGGGTGTGAAAGCACAGCGTCAGGGGTGCCAGCGGGGCGCATGCCCCAAATGTGGCACCGCGTGCGCGCTTACGGCAGCAACACCTTGTCGATGACCAGGATCACGCCGTTCGACTGGTACACGTCGTACACGCTGATGTTGGCCACCTGTCCCTTGGCATCCTTCACCACCAGGTTGCGCGGGCCGTTCATCATGACCGACAGCGTGCCACCGCTGGCCGTCTTGAGCGTGGCCGTGCCGTTGCCCTGCTTGACCGCGGCCATGAGCGCCTCGGCGTCGAGACGACCCGGCACGACGTGATAGGTCAGCACACTCGTGAGCGTGCCCTTGTTCTCGGGCTTGAGCAGGTTGTCCACCGTGCCGGCGGGCAGCTGCGCGAAGGCCGCGTTGGTGGGCGCGAACACGGTGAACGGTCCCTTGCCCTTGAGCGTCTCCACCAGACCCGCGGCCTTGACGGCCGCCACGAGCGTGGTGTGGTCGGCCGAGTGTACGGCATTGTCAACAATGTCCTTGGAGGCATACATGGCCTGACCGCCGACCATGGGGTTCATGGACTGCTTGGACTGGGCCGACGCGGTACCGGCGAGCAGCAGCGAGCAGGAGAACGCGGCAATTGTGGTGAGTGAGCGCGACATGATGAGACCCTCGGCGATCGTGTGAGTGAGTTGGTTCGTGCATTGCGCCGGTGCGCGTCAGGTCAAGCCTGAGGTGTTGCGTCCGGCGTCGCTGCATGTACGCCGGGCCGCAAGCGCCGGATGCATCGCGAGACGATACAGTGGCGTGCGGCCCGATGTCGTCACTCCCACGTGCTCAGAGTTACTCGGTCTTCACTTCACCCACGAGGAAGGGGGTCATGGTGGGCACGGGTGAGCCGGTCGCGGCTTCCTCCGTGACGGCAAAGGCCGCAACACCCGCTGTTCCCGTGGCCACGGTGATGTCATGCAGCAACTGCGACCCGTCACTGCCGGGCCGGAACAGCGTGAGCGGCACCGGCTTGCCGTCGCGAATCATCCACAGGCAGTAGGCGCGATCTTCAGCAATGGGCGCGAGCCCCGAGGCATGAATGACCGCCTTGCCGCTGCGCGGATTCCAATACACCTGCAGCGCAGGACCCGCCTGTGTGTTGGGTGTGAGGCGCACCAGCACGAGATCGTTGCCGCCGTCGGTCAGCGTCTGCAGGGTAGACTCGCGCTGCGCGAGACGCTGGCGTGTGGAGTCGAGCGCCAGAGCCTGTGTGCTGAGCTGCAACTCGAGCTCTTGCACCTGTTCACGCAGGTTCACGGCAAACACCGCACTGGCAGCCAGTGCGGTGGCAAGGAGCGCCGGTACCCAGCGAATGCGTGGACCGGTGTTGGGTGCGCGTACCGCCGGTGCGACCGGCGTAGTGGCCGATGGTGCGGCGCGCTGCGAGGTCGCAGCCGACGCCTTGGCCTCCGCCCTTGCCTCCACCTTGCCCTCCGCCTCGATTCGCGCCAACACGCGCTCACGCAGCGCTGGCGGCGCAGGGGTGGCATGCCCCTCGGCCAGCATGGCAAAGGTTTCGCGATGGGCGGCGAGCTCCGCTTCGAGTTCAGGGGCGAGCGCGGGATCGCGCAGGGCGCGTTCGAATTGCGCGCGCTCTACATCGGTGAGCGCCTGCAGGAGATACCCCGGCGCCAGGTCACGCAGTGCGTCGAGAGATGGATGCGTCATGAGACGGCCTCTGGGGCGTGGCCGGCAAGTCGCTCGCGCAGCTTGAGCAGACCGAGTCGAATGCGGGTCTTGATGGTACCGAGGGGTTCCTGCAGCGTCGCGGCCACCTCGTGATGCGTGAGGCCCTGGTAAAAGGCCAGTTCAATGGCTTGGCGTTGTGGCGGCGGCAAGGTCACCAGCGCGGCCTGCACCGCCGAGGCGCGCTCGTTGGCTTCGAGCAGCGCCGTGGGTTCAGCCGGAGCGGAGCCCATGGCCACGGGTTCGTCGCTGTGCGAGGCCGCGCGCTCTTCGGCCACGTCACGGCGCTTCCTGGACCGCAGATGGTCCAGTGCGCGCGTACGGGTGATGGTGGTCAGCCAGGCCACCACCGATCCGCGTGTGCCATCGAAGCGTGCCGCGTCACGCCAGACCTGCGCGAAGACATCGCACACCACATCGTCGGCGTCGGCACGCTGTCCGGTGATGCGCAGCGCCAGGCCGTACACCAGCGCGGCGTGTCGGTCGTAGAAGGGCCCTGCCGCGCCACGATCACCGCGCGCCATGGCGGCGAGCAGCTCGACATCGTGGTGTGTGGGCAGATCGGCCGGAGTGTGGGGATCAGCAGTCATGTGCCATGGCGAATCCCCTGAGCTGGCAGTCAGGTTCCCGAACGTCGAGGGAAACAACGGATGCGGTTGCGTGAACGTCAGCGTCATACCTGAGACATACGCCGCTGCCGTCACATTGGATTGCCAGCACGGATGATGTGCAGGATATGTAACGGTTCTCCACGCCCGAACTTGCCGACCCGCCGGTTCGGGTGCAAGCTCGTGGAGCTGCGAAGTCGCACGCGACGTAGCACACCCGGGTTTGAGGAGCCAACATGGGCACCATCGATTTCGGCGCAGTCATTGCCGGCGTCGTTCGGCAGTGGGACGGGGTGGAAGTCACACCGCATCGCTTCGGCGGTGTGGAGTTCCGCGTGGGTGGACGCGAGATCGGTCATGTGCATGTGGGCGGTGTGGCCGACCTGCTCGTGCCCGTGCGCTTGCGCCGCGATCTCGTGGCCGCCGGCCGCGCCATGGCCCATCATACCCTGCCGCATTCGGGATGGATCAGCGTGCGCCTGCGCAGTGAGCACGATGTGCCCAACGCCATTGCGCTATTCAGGTTGAACTACGAGCGCCTCACGGGCGTGGTCGTGAAGAAGGCGCCAACGAGTCAGATCCTGCCGAACGTCACACTGCTGGCCGATCGCAGTATCGATGACTTGCCGGCCTGACCCCGACCACCTTACGAGGTCTCACCTCTTCCAATCTCAACTCGCTCCCGCGACGCCATCAACTGCGTGACATAGCGCTGCCCCTCGCTGATCCGCTCAACTTCCTCCGCCACCGCATCAATCGCCTGCTCCATCCGCTCCAGTCGCGCGGCACTCTCCAGCACCACCGGCGCCGGCTTGGGATTCCTCGCCCGGGCCAGCAGCAGTCGCGACAAGGCCAATGCCAGCGGCATCAGCACCGTCACCGTGCCCACAATGGAAATGGCCGTCAACTGACCGGACGAGAACGGCCCGTATCGCACCGCCGCTTCCTGTGTGGTGCCGTTGAGCGCCGCTGCCGCGCGCAGCTCACCATTGAGCGCAATGGCCTGCTCCAGCTCCGCAATGCGAGAGTTCAGCACCGCGAGCTGCGGCTGCATGCCTTCGCGGGCCGAGGCATCCGCGCGGTCCATCTTGCGCAACAGGTCATCGCGTCGACGAATGGCGCTGTTGATCTGCGTCGAAAGTTCCGAGCCCCGGGCGCGCAGTCCTTCGAGATCTGCCGACGTGAGCCGCGACGCATCGATGGGAATGGTGGCGTCGCCCA
This window harbors:
- a CDS encoding LytR/AlgR family response regulator transcription factor translates to MSAAHWKALLVDDERLARVELRRMLQAHPEVQVVGEASTLAEAAELVQRETIDVVFLDLQLHQEQGLTLAPLLPPQVRVVCVTAHDRYAVDAFGVRALDYLLKPVSAARLADTIARLGPAPVAGAAEGQTHDESGEATGPGRPLGIHDRLFLRLDGSMGFLPVAQMRCVEADGDCTIVSLTDGRRVVVRKTLAEWMARLPSPPFQQIHRSTVVNMEMVERIAEHMPRSYQVWLRGQREPVVMSRRFAQKLKEELR
- a CDS encoding sensor histidine kinase encodes the protein MRPAGTPDAVLSHPPRTTGAPSPWRAAVVHGGLWLLIGVAVWGQGSAQEPQSSERVLNAVRWVLVGMLCSAPMVWALRRVAPWRAPSALRAGWLPLTLPIQVVAVALAATLPWMFGYLWWTNGSLAALAAESVSMVGRMFVVHVFIMLLWAAGVTLVLAARDVEQARALQAASQHRLLVAQVNPHFLFNALNSVRALVSEDPERARDMITQLAEYLRGSLSLEPVHRVRLGDELALHEAYFAVEKLRFEERLHVSVDASPQAREAAVPPLLLAPLVENAVTHGRGTPLVVTLRAAVDNEQLVLTVENSGTWAPDAATSGMGLRNVTERLALAYGTAASLQTESDHAAVRVRLTLPYARLGT
- a CDS encoding fasciclin domain-containing protein; this translates as MSRSLTTIAAFSCSLLLAGTASAQSKQSMNPMVGGQAMYASKDIVDNAVHSADHTTLVAAVKAAGLVETLKGKGPFTVFAPTNAAFAQLPAGTVDNLLKPENKGTLTSVLTYHVVPGRLDAEALMAAVKQGNGTATLKTASGGTLSVMMNGPRNLVVKDAKGQVANISVYDVYQSNGVILVIDKVLLP
- a CDS encoding anti-sigma factor, which encodes MTHPSLDALRDLAPGYLLQALTDVERAQFERALRDPALAPELEAELAAHRETFAMLAEGHATPAPPALRERVLARIEAEGKVEARAEAKASAATSQRAAPSATTPVAPAVRAPNTGPRIRWVPALLATALAASAVFAVNLREQVQELELQLSTQALALDSTRQRLAQRESTLQTLTDGGNDLVLVRLTPNTQAGPALQVYWNPRSGKAVIHASGLAPIAEDRAYCLWMIRDGKPVPLTLFRPGSDGSQLLHDITVATGTAGVAAFAVTEEAATGSPVPTMTPFLVGEVKTE
- a CDS encoding sigma-70 family RNA polymerase sigma factor, with translation MTADPHTPADLPTHHDVELLAAMARGDRGAAGPFYDRHAALVYGLALRITGQRADADDVVCDVFAQVWRDAARFDGTRGSVVAWLTTITRTRALDHLRSRKRRDVAEERAASHSDEPVAMGSAPAEPTALLEANERASAVQAALVTLPPPQRQAIELAFYQGLTHHEVAATLQEPLGTIKTRIRLGLLKLRERLAGHAPEAVS
- a CDS encoding luciferase family protein yields the protein MGTIDFGAVIAGVVRQWDGVEVTPHRFGGVEFRVGGREIGHVHVGGVADLLVPVRLRRDLVAAGRAMAHHTLPHSGWISVRLRSEHDVPNAIALFRLNYERLTGVVVKKAPTSQILPNVTLLADRSIDDLPA